In the Aristaeella hokkaidonensis genome, TTCTGTGCCAGTGTGACCGGATCCTTTACGGTTTCTTCAAAGCAGTTCACATAGATATAGTCGTTTCCCAGGCCCTGCATCTTGGTAATCTTCATCGAATTTCACCTGCTGCGGCAATCACGGTACCGGTTCCTTCCGGCAGACGTTCCGCTTCCTCTTCTGTTGTTTTCTGCCTGCGGATGAACTTGTTCAGCTCCTGCAGGCGCTTGATCCGGCCTTCCACCCGTTTCCCGGTCAGGGCCTTGCTGCGGTACCGGTCAAAGATAGCCCGCACGCCCATAGTCACCGGAATCGCAGCCCAGAAACCGGTCAGTCCGGTTACCGCCGCGCCGACGCCCATGGCGGCGCCAGTCTTCACCATCCTGTATGCACCGTCCTTCAGGCCGGTCATTCCGGGCTTCCGTCCCAGCAGCACCTTGGAACCTTCGCTCACCGAGATAATCATAAAGGGCAGCAGCCCTGTCACGCTCTCTGTCAGTTCCGTCAGCAGTCCGGTCTCCTCCAGAAGTCCCGTATCCACCGCAATCTCATCCGCATACGTCAGCCCCGTGGCAATCGTATCCACCACGGTATCGTGCTGGCGCCTTCTATATTCCTTGACAAGTTCTTCGTATGTTTTCACGTCGAACAACTCCTTTCAGTCGTTGTTCCTCAATTCAGAATTCACAATTCAGAATTCAGAATTATATAGTGTTTTCCTTCCCGCCGAACGTCCTTACAGGCTTGTCATTCCGACCAAGGCCGCAGGCCGCGTGGAGGAATCCCTTGATACGCCTGAAAGGCGCATATTATTCAGCATTCATTATTCATTACGATCATAAATGCTTTCATTTACAGAAAGCGTTTATGATCGTTACAATCACCCACGCTGCGGCGGCAATCCCTACCAGCCAGGTCAGATCCCGGATAATGGTCCGGCTCTTTTTCTTATCCTTCGCCGTCACTTTTGCCTGTTTCTCCAGCTGGGACACCCGGTTCCGCAACTCGGTCACGTCCTGGTCATGGTTCTTCCGTTCTTCCTCCAGGGACGTCTCCAGCAGGTTAATGGTGCTCTCCAGCTTCTGGATCCGCTTATCCTCCTGGGTCATCAGGCCGTCCACTTCTTTACGCAGTTTCGTCTGGTCCTCGCACAGGCCTTCCGCCACCAGGGTCATTTCAGCCGTGAACTGTTCAATCAGCTGATTTGTATTTTCGCCCTTCACCATTTTCAGGGCGCCATCCCACAGCGTGGGCTTCTTTGTCTTCTCAGCAGTGAGGGTCTTTTCTTCATCCATATTGAACGCCTCCCTTCCTCCGGATTGTACCATATCCTGAAATCTTTCCTCAATATTCTTCCCGGGATTATCAGATAGTGAACACAAAACGTTCACCACGGATCAGCTGCACATTGGTATGCAGGGGCCGTCCCCGCTGGTCATAAATCACCTCGTGCAGGCAGATGAGGGGCGTACCCTCTTCCGTCTCCAGCAGCTCCGCCTCGCCCTTGTCCGCAAACTTCAGGGATACGTCATGCAGCGCCAGCTTCGGCTCCACGCCGTACTCCCGCAGCAGGTTGTACAGGCTGCCGCTCAGGTCCTGATCCTGCAGCCAGGCATAAGCCATGGAGAAATGATTCCGCTCCAGCACCACCGGCACGCCGTCCGCCCGGCAGACCCGCAGGATTTCCAGCACCTTGCCGCCCCGGCTCATGTTCAGCTCTTCCACGGCGTTTGCGTCCGCTTCCGTTTCCCGGACGTGGATCACGTCAATGGAGGGCTTTACCTTGTTCAGCTTACAGGAATCATGGAAGCTGTGCAGATTCTTCAGCGGCAGGGAGCCCCTGGGGGAAGCCACAAAGGTACCCTTGCCCTGTTTCCTCTCCAGCAGACCTTCCGAGGTCAGCTCCGAAAGTGCCCGGCGAACCGTCACCCGGCTGACCTGGTACAGCTTCTCCAGTTCATGCTCCGGTGGAATCTTGCTGCCAGTGGGATAAACTCCCCGCTCGATATCTCCCCGGATCCGCTGCATCAGCTGATGATAAAGCGGACTGAAGCTTTCAGACTGCAACCCTTTCAACGTGTATCCCTCCGATAATTCTTTTCACCGGTTGTATTGATACATTTCAATACAACATAATGATAGTAACACTTCTCCTGTCAAAAATCAAATTGTCAACCTCGTCCAATTATAAATAAACAAAAAACACGGCCGGGAAATCTCCGGCCGTGTTTTATTTTCAGAACTCTTTCTTCTTCATCCAGCGTACGCCAAGGATATAACCGACGACCGTGATGATCACCGCAACCCCGGCCGCCAGCAGCAGGAGTCCCGTCTGACCCAGCTGTGCAAAGAATGCTGTCACCGCCGTCTGCTGATCCGGTGCCACCTTTGTAATCAGCAGCACAATCAGCGCAATACCGGCGATAATGGCATACAGGATGATCCTGCCCTGGTCGCCTCCGAAGCGAATCCGGATCGGGATCATCAGGGAAACAATCACCGCACCGGCACAGATGGAAAAGAGAATCAGCGTACCCAGATCTGTTCCCTGTCCGTCCGGGCTGATGAGCGTGCGCACAAGGCAGCAGGCTATAGCAAACACAAGGGATGCTGCCATCAGGATGCCACCCAGCAGGAACTTTTCCGTCACATAGGTCTTCCGTTCAAACGGAAGGGTAAACAGATGGGTCAGGCTGTGATCCACCTCATCGTAGCTGATGGTACTGATCGTCAGAATGGAAGCCATCATCATCATATAAGGAAATCCGAAACCGTCGTTGTGCATGGCCGTAAACCATACTGCCATCATGATGTAAACCGGCAGAATCTTCCTTTGATTCCGCAGCAGGCAGAAATCCTTTATCAGTAAGCCTTTCATAGCGTTTCTCCTTTGAGCATCATCATAATATATTCATCCATGGTGATCCGTTCAACCACCATTCCCGGACAGTTTTCAGCGTAATAGCGCTTCTGGTCGGTCAGCAGGCTCCAGCCGAAGCCTTCCTTCCGCCTGCGCAGAATATAGCTCTTATCCAGCGTCTCCAGGTCCTTGTCGCTGACCTTCAGCACCGCGTAATCGCTCAGCAGTCTGTCAGTTTCCTCATGGCAAATAATCTGCCCGTTGTCGATCATATAGAAGTCGTCGCAGAGCTGTTCCAGGTCTCCGGAGATATGGGAGCTGATCAGGATGGAGCGGTTCTCATCCTCTGCCACATACTCCCGGAGCAGATCCAGGATCTGGTCCCTTGCCACCACGTCCAGGCCGGCTGTGGGTTCATCCAGGATCAGCAGTTCCGCCTGATGGCAGATCGCACTCAGCACCCGGATTTTTGCCTTCATACC is a window encoding:
- a CDS encoding ABC-2 transporter permease — encoded protein: MKGLLIKDFCLLRNQRKILPVYIMMAVWFTAMHNDGFGFPYMMMMASILTISTISYDEVDHSLTHLFTLPFERKTYVTEKFLLGGILMAASLVFAIACCLVRTLISPDGQGTDLGTLILFSICAGAVIVSLMIPIRIRFGGDQGRIILYAIIAGIALIVLLITKVAPDQQTAVTAFFAQLGQTGLLLLAAGVAVIITVVGYILGVRWMKKKEF
- a CDS encoding ABC transporter ATP-binding protein — translated: MLKLTNLTKKYQDFTLNCSLEVRPGTITGFIGANGAGKSTTFKAIMGLISNDGGEMELFGNNRQAPTVEDKKRIGAVLAESCFSGELTVKDISRVLAAFYPSFDKKLFLEKARELSLPENKRIKEFSTGMKAKIRVLSAICHQAELLILDEPTAGLDVVARDQILDLLREYVAEDENRSILISSHISGDLEQLCDDFYMIDNGQIICHEETDRLLSDYAVLKVSDKDLETLDKSYILRRRKEGFGWSLLTDQKRYYAENCPGMVVERITMDEYIMMMLKGETL
- a CDS encoding GntR family transcriptional regulator, translated to MKGLQSESFSPLYHQLMQRIRGDIERGVYPTGSKIPPEHELEKLYQVSRVTVRRALSELTSEGLLERKQGKGTFVASPRGSLPLKNLHSFHDSCKLNKVKPSIDVIHVRETEADANAVEELNMSRGGKVLEILRVCRADGVPVVLERNHFSMAYAWLQDQDLSGSLYNLLREYGVEPKLALHDVSLKFADKGEAELLETEEGTPLICLHEVIYDQRGRPLHTNVQLIRGERFVFTI